A genomic stretch from Clostridia bacterium includes:
- the minC gene encoding septum site-determining protein MinC — protein MSKDAVIFKGTKHGILVKMSKMYTFDVIKYELTEKLRASGDFFDGANVVLGLDGRDLNDNEIKEVEDIINKNTGVANLKILKQHDIERMGDQEGENSIAPVRDRKDVFEEGKVKIIRGTIRNGQRISFDGNIVVIGDVNPGGEIIASGNIMIMGLFRGIAHAGVDGNRDCFVAAYYLQPTQLRISNVIARCPDNSNLSVKPDCPEIAYINEDGALVIESYQSWKICTHPSKA, from the coding sequence ATGTCAAAAGACGCTGTCATTTTTAAAGGAACTAAACATGGCATTTTAGTTAAGATGAGCAAAATGTATACATTTGATGTGATAAAATATGAATTAACAGAAAAATTAAGAGCATCAGGGGATTTTTTTGATGGTGCCAATGTTGTTCTAGGCCTAGATGGAAGAGATTTAAATGATAATGAGATTAAAGAGGTTGAAGATATAATAAATAAAAATACCGGCGTTGCAAATTTAAAGATATTAAAACAGCATGATATCGAAAGGATGGGGGATCAGGAGGGAGAAAACTCCATTGCACCAGTCAGGGACAGGAAAGACGTTTTTGAAGAAGGAAAAGTGAAGATAATTAGAGGAACTATAAGAAACGGACAGAGAATAAGTTTTGATGGTAATATTGTAGTAATAGGCGATGTAAATCCTGGAGGCGAAATAATTGCTAGTGGCAATATAATGATAATGGGCCTCTTTAGGGGAATTGCCCATGCAGGGGTTGATGGGAATAGGGATTGTTTTGTTGCTGCATATTATTTACAGCCTACTCAGCTCAGGATTTCAAATGTGATAGCTCGATGTCCGGATAATAGTAATTTATCTGTAAAACCTGATTGTCCTGAAATTGCATATATCAATGAAGATGGTGCACTAGTAATTGAATCATATCAAAGCTGGAAAATTTGTACACATCCGAGCAAAGCATAG
- the minD gene encoding septum site-determining protein MinD → MGEVIVITSGKGGVGKTTTTANIGAGLALLGKSVVLVDADIGLRNLDVVMGLENRIVYDLVDVVEGVCRLKQALIKDKRFESLFLLAAAQTRDKTAISPEQMKKLCDELKERFDYIIVDCPAGIEQGFKNAIAGADNAVVVTVPEVSSVRDADRIIGLLSANEIFNPKLIINRLKVDMVKRGDMMNIDDTIDILGIDLLGVIPDDEKIVISTNRGEPVIIDDKSMASEAYRNISKRIVGEEVPIMNMEVEEGFLSKLKKIFGIRA, encoded by the coding sequence ATGGGTGAGGTAATTGTGATAACTTCCGGAAAAGGTGGAGTAGGTAAGACTACAACAACTGCTAATATTGGCGCAGGATTAGCGCTTTTAGGTAAAAGTGTTGTGCTGGTAGATGCGGATATTGGGCTTAGAAATCTAGATGTAGTGATGGGACTTGAGAACAGGATAGTTTATGATCTTGTAGATGTAGTAGAGGGTGTTTGTAGGCTAAAACAAGCGTTGATAAAAGACAAAAGATTCGAAAGTCTTTTTCTGCTAGCTGCAGCACAGACTAGGGATAAAACAGCTATTAGCCCTGAACAGATGAAAAAACTATGTGACGAATTAAAGGAGAGGTTTGACTATATTATTGTTGATTGTCCTGCAGGCATAGAACAAGGGTTTAAAAATGCCATAGCTGGGGCAGATAATGCTGTAGTTGTAACGGTTCCAGAGGTATCTTCTGTGAGGGATGCAGACAGGATAATAGGATTATTGTCTGCAAATGAGATATTTAACCCTAAATTGATAATAAACAGATTAAAAGTCGATATGGTAAAACGAGGAGACATGATGAATATAGATGATACTATTGATATTTTAGGTATTGATCTTTTGGGCGTTATTCCTGATGATGAAAAGATTGTTATTTCCACAAACCGGGGAGAACCAGTGATTATTGATGATAAATCGATGGCATCAGAGGCTTATAGGAATATTTCTAAAAGAATAGTGGGAGAAGAAGTTCCTATAATGAATATGGAAGTAGAAGAAGGATTTTTATCAAAATTGAAAAAGATTTTCGGCATTAGGGCATAA
- the minE gene encoding cell division topological specificity factor MinE, protein MDLFKFFSKEQSTSKDIAKERLKMVLVNDRSNVSPKFLEMLKGDIVDVISNYMEVEEKDMNVKFTRTIREDDTPVQTLVANIPIKKVKNIGKNTY, encoded by the coding sequence CTGGACTTATTTAAATTCTTTTCGAAAGAACAGTCAACTAGTAAGGATATAGCAAAAGAAAGATTAAAAATGGTACTGGTGAATGACAGATCTAACGTTTCTCCGAAATTTCTCGAAATGCTTAAAGGGGATATTGTAGATGTGATATCTAACTATATGGAAGTAGAGGAGAAAGACATGAATGTTAAGTTCACAAGGACAATAAGGGAAGATGATACACCAGTACAGACATTGGTAGCTAATATTCCCATAAAAAAAGTAAAAAATATAGGCAAGAATACATATTGA
- a CDS encoding TIGR01212 family radical SAM protein (This family includes YhcC from E. coli K-12, an uncharacterized radical SAM protein.) codes for MQDRYNIYSKYLKKRYGEKVYKIPINIPVSCPNRDGCIGYGGCIFCGDQGAGFESLSNSIPVSQQLMTNIEYIGRRYSANKFIAYFQNYTNTYMEPQRFASYIEEVCISDVVAIYISTRPDSINEQYFNMFKDINKKYNKDIVLELGLQTANYHTLRKVNRGHTLAEFIDTVINAKKYGVQVCAHLILNLPWDDMDDVIESAKLVSAMRVDQVKLHSLYILKNTVIGNMYLNGDINISSMDDYINRVVTFLEYLAPDIVVQRLIGRAPEQETLFANWNTSWWKIKDLIIEKMLQKDTYQGKKFNYLGGKVLDLKLKK; via the coding sequence ATGCAAGATAGATATAATATTTATTCAAAGTATCTTAAAAAAAGGTACGGAGAAAAAGTTTATAAAATACCGATAAATATTCCCGTTTCATGTCCTAATAGAGATGGATGCATAGGGTATGGAGGGTGTATTTTTTGTGGCGACCAAGGAGCGGGTTTTGAAAGCTTATCAAACAGTATTCCTGTCAGCCAACAATTAATGACCAATATAGAATATATTGGAAGAAGATATAGTGCTAACAAGTTCATAGCATATTTTCAGAATTATACAAATACATATATGGAGCCCCAGAGGTTTGCCTCCTATATTGAAGAGGTCTGTATAAGCGATGTGGTAGCTATCTATATTTCAACAAGACCAGATAGTATAAATGAACAATATTTTAATATGTTTAAAGATATAAATAAGAAATATAATAAGGATATAGTTTTGGAGTTAGGACTGCAGACAGCTAATTATCATACACTAAGAAAGGTAAATAGAGGGCATACACTTGCAGAATTTATTGATACAGTCATAAATGCTAAAAAATATGGTGTCCAAGTATGTGCCCATCTTATTCTGAATTTACCCTGGGATGATATGGATGATGTTATTGAGAGTGCAAAGCTGGTTTCTGCAATGAGGGTTGACCAAGTAAAACTTCATTCTTTATATATTTTAAAAAACACCGTTATAGGGAACATGTATTTGAACGGTGATATAAATATAAGCAGTATGGATGATTATATAAACAGGGTTGTAACTTTTCTGGAATATTTGGCCCCTGATATAGTAGTTCAAAGGCTTATAGGAAGAGCCCCCGAACAAGAAACTTTGTTTGCAAACTGGAATACAAGTTGGTGGAAAATCAAAGATTTGATAATTGAAAAGATGTTACAAAAAGATACTTATCAAGGCAAAA